In one window of Nakamurella sp. PAMC28650 DNA:
- a CDS encoding ISL3 family transposase gives MRGVTIWRKLLGVEQLQVCDVAWEEADDRQVLVVSVRATKGARSRCSRCRRRRPGYDQGGGTRRWRSLDWGSTMVFLQAAAPRVNCRTHGVVVAAVPWARPGARATRAFEDQCAWLAAHTASSVVAQLMRTSWRHVSAIIEHVVADGLAGRDVLAGLQRIGIDEISHRKGQRYLTCVVDQDSGRLVWAAPGRNSDTLGRFFDELGPERAAALTHVSADGAQWIHDTVTARAPQAVLGLDPFHIVGWATRELDKVRRQTWNTLRGRSSSAQASSVKGSRWALLKNPADLSPEQRGSVASIAQTNRHLYRAYLLKEQLRAVFQVKGQAGRELLAGWIAWARRSQLPGFIALAATLKRFQQLIWNTLIHHMSNAQSEATNTHLRALTRRSYGFHSPEALIAMAMLTRGGLCPPLPGR, from the coding sequence GTGCGCGGTGTAACGATATGGCGAAAGCTGCTCGGTGTCGAGCAACTGCAGGTGTGCGATGTGGCGTGGGAGGAGGCCGACGACCGGCAGGTGCTGGTCGTTTCGGTGCGTGCGACGAAGGGCGCCCGGAGTAGGTGCAGTCGATGCCGGCGTAGACGGCCGGGCTATGACCAGGGCGGCGGAACCCGGCGGTGGCGGTCGCTGGACTGGGGGTCGACGATGGTATTCCTGCAGGCTGCGGCTCCGCGGGTGAACTGCCGGACGCACGGGGTGGTCGTCGCGGCGGTGCCGTGGGCCCGACCCGGCGCGCGGGCAACCCGAGCGTTTGAGGACCAGTGCGCGTGGTTGGCGGCGCACACCGCTTCGTCGGTGGTGGCGCAGTTGATGCGGACGTCGTGGCGGCACGTGAGCGCAATCATCGAGCACGTCGTCGCCGACGGTTTGGCCGGCCGGGACGTGCTCGCGGGGCTGCAGCGGATCGGCATCGATGAAATCTCCCACCGCAAAGGCCAGCGGTATCTGACGTGCGTGGTCGATCAAGACTCCGGCAGATTGGTGTGGGCCGCACCGGGCCGCAACAGCGACACCCTGGGTCGGTTCTTCGACGAGCTCGGCCCAGAACGGGCGGCGGCGTTGACGCACGTCTCGGCCGACGGGGCGCAGTGGATCCACGACACCGTGACGGCCCGCGCGCCGCAGGCGGTGCTGGGATTGGATCCGTTTCATATCGTGGGGTGGGCCACCCGGGAGTTGGACAAGGTCCGTCGTCAGACGTGGAACACGCTGCGGGGTAGGAGTAGCTCTGCGCAGGCGTCGTCGGTGAAGGGCAGCCGCTGGGCATTGCTGAAAAACCCGGCGGACCTGTCCCCGGAGCAACGCGGGTCGGTCGCCTCGATCGCCCAGACCAACCGGCATCTGTATCGGGCGTATCTGCTGAAGGAGCAACTGCGCGCGGTGTTCCAGGTCAAGGGCCAGGCCGGCCGTGAACTGTTGGCCGGCTGGATCGCCTGGGCCCGCCGCTCCCAACTGCCCGGGTTCATCGCCCTGGCCGCAACGTTGAAGCGGTTCCAGCAGCTGATTTGGAACACCCTGATCCACCACATGAGCAACGCCCAATCCGAGGCCACCAACACCCACCTACGGGCCTTGACCCGCAGGTCGTACGGCTTTCACAGCCCAGAAGCGTTGATAGCCATGGCAATGCTCACCCGCGGCGGGTTATGCCCGCCGCTTCCCGGACGCTAA
- a CDS encoding IS3 family transposase, with product MTYFEFIAAECASIDSGVGSNKSVMFRNLSVSPSGFYAWCRRATGQGPSAATVRRADLLVKIMAIHRDSDRTYGAPRITAELREAGTLVTEKTVAAIMAAHGIAGISPRTFKVPTTVVDRSAFMPPDLVNRHFDQGRVDVVWASDITYLTCGEGDVFLCAIRDEHSKRVLGWSAADHMRAELVVDCLQMAVATRGGKELVKTKGTVFQALVTFSWVV from the coding sequence GTGACCTACTTCGAGTTCATCGCAGCGGAGTGCGCGAGCATCGATTCCGGTGTTGGTTCCAACAAGTCGGTGATGTTCCGGAATTTATCGGTGTCACCGTCGGGGTTTTATGCCTGGTGCCGGCGGGCGACCGGTCAGGGCCCGTCCGCGGCCACCGTGCGGCGGGCCGATCTGTTGGTGAAGATCATGGCGATCCACCGGGACTCGGACCGGACCTACGGTGCGCCGCGGATCACCGCGGAGCTGCGGGAGGCCGGTACCTTGGTGACGGAGAAGACGGTCGCGGCGATCATGGCTGCTCACGGCATCGCCGGGATCAGTCCGCGGACGTTCAAGGTGCCCACGACGGTCGTGGACCGGTCGGCGTTCATGCCGCCGGATCTGGTGAACCGGCACTTCGATCAGGGACGAGTCGATGTGGTCTGGGCTTCGGACATCACGTATCTGACCTGCGGTGAGGGGGACGTGTTCTTGTGCGCGATCCGCGACGAACATTCCAAGCGGGTGTTGGGTTGGTCGGCGGCCGATCACATGCGCGCCGAGTTGGTGGTGGACTGTTTGCAGATGGCTGTTGCCACTCGCGGCGGCAAGGAATTGGTGAAGACGAAGGGCACCGTTTTTCAGGCTCTTGTGACGTTCTCGTGGGTGGTTTGA
- a CDS encoding integrase core domain-containing protein, whose amino-acid sequence MCWDNACSESFWSTFKHEFYYRRTFVTMAELYAAIDRWMVYYNTWRRHSSNGQRSPISYENAKSLAVLVA is encoded by the coding sequence GTGTGTTGGGACAATGCGTGCTCAGAGTCGTTCTGGTCGACATTCAAGCATGAATTCTATTACCGCCGGACCTTTGTTACGATGGCGGAGTTGTATGCGGCGATTGACCGTTGGATGGTGTACTACAACACCTGGCGTAGGCACTCCAGCAACGGGCAACGCAGCCCGATCAGCTACGAGAACGCCAAGTCGCTGGCAGTCCTGGTGGCCTGA
- a CDS encoding hemerythrin domain-containing protein, with protein MGIAHSALRRDLARAVDALSHQPVPGDAQRVAIAQHIQAMMDFLEIHHHGEDAWLWPTIRTLNPAAAEVLDQMDADHAAITPHMGNVTATAAAYGKFPAARGQLAAALNDLRGTLDPHLRREEDDMMPVVASTLTCGQWDAWEQEYYIKPKSKKDLGLEGHWLIDGGDRAVYDHVVGKVNPALRFVLLRVFGPRYRKACATRWGADVPVGPKLGAADSTHQPEIIGSARRPWRTRGEVSLHIDATPERLYDLVADVGATPTRSREVQACRWLEGLPPGTVGSRFRGRNRAGLIRWSRVCEVVTAKRGEEFTFRTVPERFDPTRRDSSVWGYHLKADGTGTQITHYYTLARPPQPWLLTLYGILMPHHRDARPALRHTLEQLQAADGVRPTP; from the coding sequence ATGGGGATCGCCCACAGTGCGTTGCGGCGCGACCTCGCCCGCGCCGTTGACGCGCTGTCCCACCAGCCCGTCCCAGGCGACGCCCAGCGGGTGGCGATCGCCCAGCACATCCAGGCGATGATGGATTTCCTTGAAATCCATCACCACGGTGAGGACGCCTGGCTGTGGCCAACCATACGCACGCTGAATCCAGCGGCCGCCGAAGTCCTGGACCAGATGGACGCCGACCACGCGGCGATCACTCCTCACATGGGAAACGTGACCGCGACTGCCGCGGCATACGGAAAATTCCCCGCCGCTCGGGGGCAACTGGCAGCGGCACTCAATGACCTGCGAGGCACCCTGGATCCCCATCTGCGCCGCGAAGAGGACGACATGATGCCTGTCGTCGCCAGCACTCTGACATGTGGACAATGGGATGCCTGGGAGCAGGAGTACTACATCAAGCCCAAGAGCAAGAAGGACCTCGGACTGGAGGGTCACTGGCTCATCGACGGAGGCGACCGCGCGGTCTACGACCACGTTGTCGGCAAGGTCAACCCCGCCCTCCGGTTCGTTCTACTGCGCGTATTCGGCCCGAGATACCGCAAGGCATGCGCCACTCGGTGGGGTGCCGACGTCCCGGTTGGCCCGAAACTGGGCGCAGCTGACAGCACGCATCAGCCTGAGATCATCGGCTCAGCGCGTCGACCCTGGCGCACCCGCGGGGAGGTCAGCCTGCACATCGACGCAACCCCGGAACGTCTGTATGACCTCGTCGCCGACGTCGGTGCCACCCCGACACGCTCCCGCGAAGTGCAGGCGTGCCGCTGGCTCGAAGGACTACCACCCGGGACCGTCGGCTCCCGGTTCCGTGGCCGCAACCGCGCCGGGCTCATCCGCTGGTCCCGCGTCTGCGAAGTGGTGACCGCGAAGCGCGGGGAAGAGTTCACCTTCCGCACCGTGCCCGAACGATTCGACCCTACGCGACGGGACTCCTCCGTCTGGGGCTACCACCTTAAAGCCGACGGCACCGGGACCCAGATCACCCACTACTACACCCTCGCCCGGCCTCCCCAACCGTGGCTCCTCACCCTCTACGGCATCCTCATGCCCCACCACCGAGACGCCCGACCAGCCCTCAGGCACACCCTCGAGCAACTCCAGGCGGCAGACGGGGTCCGTCCAACCCCCTGA
- a CDS encoding transposase — MEAAHRVIDTGRTVAEVARDLGVGEQLLGRWVRDERIRQGAAEAAPVEEELTETERAELARLRRRIAEQDRKLQDQAEDVAFLKKASAYFAAMQPK; from the coding sequence GTGGAGGCAGCGCACCGGGTGATCGATACCGGTCGGACGGTTGCTGAGGTGGCCCGAGATTTGGGGGTCGGTGAGCAGTTGTTGGGGCGGTGGGTTCGTGATGAACGGATTCGGCAGGGTGCCGCGGAGGCGGCCCCGGTCGAGGAAGAGTTGACCGAAACGGAACGGGCCGAATTAGCTCGGTTGCGTCGGCGCATCGCCGAACAGGACAGAAAACTGCAGGACCAGGCGGAGGATGTTGCATTCTTAAAAAAAGCCTCGGCGTACTTTGCCGCGATGCAACCGAAGTGA